One window of the Rosa rugosa chromosome 3, drRosRugo1.1, whole genome shotgun sequence genome contains the following:
- the LOC133737016 gene encoding 2-oxoglutarate-dependent dioxygenase 19-like, with protein sequence MAAATDPVVTQYSHTALPPILTSVKKLSESSQVTSIPSTYTYPVNPQDESVLIDYDSKIPIVDFSLLTSGTPEQRSKAISDLGKACEDWGFFLVINHGVPEELMKAVMDGSLRFFYLSEEEKHEYQGKHVLDPIRCGTSFNASVDKVLFWRDFLKVFVYPEFHFPDKPAGFSQLSSEYCKRTKEVTRELLKGISLSLGLEADYLDTALNVKSEGLQVFIANLYPPCPQPELALGMPPHSDHGLLTLLIQNGINGLQVQHDGKWVNVNAIPNSFLVNTGDHLEIFSNGKYRSNIHRAALNNKGTRISIAVPTGPSLDVVVTPASKLVENGNHPPAYVGMKYKDYLELQQSSMLDGKAVLDRVRI encoded by the exons ATGGCTGCAGCAACGGATCCAGTAGTTACACAGTACTCACATACTGCTCTACCGCCAATACTGACCAGCGTCAAGAAGCTTTCAGAGTCATCACAAGTCACTTCTATTCCTTCGACTTATACATACCCCGTTAATCCTCAAGATGAGTCAGTTTTGATAGATTACGATTCAAAAATCCCCATCGTTGACTTCTCTCTTCTCACATCTGGTACTCCGGAGCAGAGGTCCAAAGCCATCAGCGACCTTGGTAAAGCATGCGAGGACTGGGGCTTTTTCCTG GTGATCAATCATGGTGTTCCTGAGGAGCTGATGAAAGCGGTCATGGATGGAAGTTTAAGATTTTTTTATCTGAGTGAGGAGGAGAAGCACGAGTATCAAGGGAAGCATGTATTGGACCCGATAAGGTGTGGCACCAGCTTCAATGCTTCGGTGGataaagtcttgttttggagaGATTTTCTCAAGGTTTTTGTATACCCTGAGTTTCACTTCCCTGATAAACCCGCTGGCTTCAG TCAACTTTCATCCGAGTATTGCAAGAGAACAAAAGAAGTTACAAGGGAACTACTAAAAGGAATATCACTGAGCTTAGGATTGGAAGCTGACTACTTAGATACGGCCTTAAATGTGAAATCCGAAGGTTTACAGGTCTTCATTGCAAACTTGTATCCTCCTTGCCCACAGCCAGAGCTTGCACTGGGCATGCCCCCTCATTCTGATCATGGCCTTCTCACCCTCCTCATTCAAAATGGAATTAATGGCCTTCAAGTGCAACACGATGGCAAGTGGGTCAATGTCAACGCCATACCCAACTCCTTTCTTGTTAACACTGGCGATCACCTTGAG ATCTTTAGCAATGGGAAGTACAGGAGCAACATACATCGAGCAGCGCTAAACAACAAAGGTACAAGAATATCTATTGCCGTTCCAACTGGTCCATCTCTAGATGTAGTTGTGACTCCGGCATCAAAGTTGGTAGAAAATGGAAATCATCCACCAGCATATGTTGGGATGAAGTATAAGGATTACCTAGAACTTCAGCAAAGCAGCATGCTTGATGGGAAAGCGGTCTTAGATCGTGTGCgtatttaa